In the genome of Pelodiscus sinensis isolate JC-2024 chromosome 3, ASM4963464v1, whole genome shotgun sequence, one region contains:
- the CCNC gene encoding cyclin-C isoform X1: MAGNFWQSSHYLQWILDKQDLLKERQKDLKFLTEEEYWKLQIFFTNVIQALGEHLKLRQQVIATATVYFKRFYARYSLKSIDPVLMAPTCVFLASKVEEFGVVSNTRLISAATSVLKTRFSYAFPKEFPYRMNHILECEFYLLELMDCCLIVYHPYRPLLQYVQDMGQEDMLLPLAWRIVNDTYRTDLCLLYPPFMIALACLHVACVVQQKDARQWFAELSVDMEKILEIIRVILKLYEQWKNFDERKEMATILSKMPKPKPPPNSEGEQGPNGSQNSSYNQS, encoded by the exons TTTACAATGGATTTTGGATAAGCAAGATCTGTTGAAGGAACGCCAAAAGGACTTGAAATTTCTGACAGAAGAAGAATATTGGAAATTGCAGATTTTCTTTACTAATG tcatcCAGGCTTTAGGTGAGCATCTTAAATTAAGACAACAAGTTATTGCCACTGCTACAGTCTACTTCAAGAGATTCTATGCCAG ATATTCCCTAAAAAGTATAGATCCAGTATTAATGGCTCCTACATGCGTGTTTTTGGCATCCAAAGTAGAG GAATTTGGTGTGGTCTCAAACACAAGGTTGATTTCTGCTGCTACTTCTGTAT TGAAAACTAGGTTTTCGTATGCCTTTCCAAAGGAGTTTCCTTATAGGATGAATCAT ATATTAGAATGTGAATTCTATCTTTTAGAATTAATG GATTGCTGTTTGATAGTGTATCATCCTTATAGACCTTTGCTCCAATATGTGCAAGATATGGGCCAAGAAGACATGCTACTACCCCTCGCATG GAGGATAGTGAATGATACATATAGAACTGATCTTTGTCTACTGTACCCTCCCTTCATGATTGCCCTAG CTTGCCTACATGTGGCCTGTGTTGTCCAGCAGAAGGATGCAAGGCAGTGGTTTGCTGAGTTGTCTGTTGATATGGAGAAG ATTTTGGAAATAATCAGGGTCATTCTAAAACTGTATGAACAGTGGAAGAACTTTGATGAGAGGAAAGAAATGGCTACTATTCTTAGTAAGATGCCTAAACCGAAACCACCCCCAAACAG TGAAGGAGAACAGGGTCCAAATGGAAGTCAGAACTCCAGCTACAACCAGTCTTAA
- the CCNC gene encoding cyclin-C isoform X2, which translates to MAPTCVFLASKVEEFGVVSNTRLISAATSVLKTRFSYAFPKEFPYRMNHILECEFYLLELMDCCLIVYHPYRPLLQYVQDMGQEDMLLPLAWRIVNDTYRTDLCLLYPPFMIALACLHVACVVQQKDARQWFAELSVDMEKILEIIRVILKLYEQWKNFDERKEMATILSKMPKPKPPPNSEGEQGPNGSQNSSYNQS; encoded by the exons ATGGCTCCTACATGCGTGTTTTTGGCATCCAAAGTAGAG GAATTTGGTGTGGTCTCAAACACAAGGTTGATTTCTGCTGCTACTTCTGTAT TGAAAACTAGGTTTTCGTATGCCTTTCCAAAGGAGTTTCCTTATAGGATGAATCAT ATATTAGAATGTGAATTCTATCTTTTAGAATTAATG GATTGCTGTTTGATAGTGTATCATCCTTATAGACCTTTGCTCCAATATGTGCAAGATATGGGCCAAGAAGACATGCTACTACCCCTCGCATG GAGGATAGTGAATGATACATATAGAACTGATCTTTGTCTACTGTACCCTCCCTTCATGATTGCCCTAG CTTGCCTACATGTGGCCTGTGTTGTCCAGCAGAAGGATGCAAGGCAGTGGTTTGCTGAGTTGTCTGTTGATATGGAGAAG ATTTTGGAAATAATCAGGGTCATTCTAAAACTGTATGAACAGTGGAAGAACTTTGATGAGAGGAAAGAAATGGCTACTATTCTTAGTAAGATGCCTAAACCGAAACCACCCCCAAACAG TGAAGGAGAACAGGGTCCAAATGGAAGTCAGAACTCCAGCTACAACCAGTCTTAA